One Bacillus alveayuensis genomic window, TGATCCAATACCTTTCTTTTGATATTTGTCTTTTACACCTATGTATTTTACTTCAATAGCAGGAATATAAAAACTATCCATTAAACCTATTTCTCTGGCTTCTTCTACAGGTATTTCTAAATGCGCACAATTTGCAGTGAAATAGGCGGTGATTTCATTTTCATAAATTAAAGTTGTAGTTGATGAAATCCCCATCTTATGATCGTAAATAGCATTGCTAGATAATTTTATATAGGTATCAATCATACTATTTCCACAAGAAAACCCTTGAACTAAATGATAAGTTTTGTCCAAGGGTAAAAATTCAATCTTTTCTAAATTCATTTGTTATCACCTTTATTACAAATTAGAATAATCTATGAGTTTTATTTTTACTTACATTAGCTACGACTTCGAGACATGAATTTAAGTAAGATTTGTATTCTGAAGTAATGATAGAACTTGGGGCAGACTTTAATTCTTCTATTATCTTTTTATTGTCTTTACTGTCTAATTTAATTTTTCTTCTATTTTTCATTAAGGTTGCCATTTCTCTCCCCCCTTACAATAATTATCCATTATCCTTACATAGTAGTCAATTGACAACTCACTTTTTGTTCAAAGCAAGAAAAGTTCCCCATGTTAAAAACGTTTTAAATCACAAAAAATTCAGAAAATTATCCTTACGTGTAAAACACTCTATAAAGGGACTGTCTCAAAGTAAAAGATTAGACCCCACAACCCAATATTTTGATACTATTAAATGTTGAATAGCTATATATTAGTTTATATATGCGGGGTCAGACCCTTATGAGTCAGC contains:
- a CDS encoding GNAT superfamily N-acetyltransferase (product_source=COG0454; cath_funfam=3.40.630.30; cog=COG0454; pfam=PF00583; superfamily=55729), producing the protein MNLEKIEFLPLDKTYHLVQGFSCGNSMIDTYIKLSSNAIYDHKMGISSTTTLIYENEITAYFTANCAHLEIPVEEAREIGLMDSFYIPAIEVKYIGVKDKYQKKGIGSLLLKFIVGKALEITPFFTCRYIFLWAVEDAIEFYQKRYFKLTGKEEDGLYLMKFLVPTYPIEEEI
- a CDS encoding hypothetical protein (product_source=Hypo-rule applied); this translates as MATLMKNRRKIKLDSKDNKKIIEELKSAPSSIITSEYKSYLNSCLEVVANVSKNKTHRLF